From the Saccharobesus litoralis genome, one window contains:
- a CDS encoding efflux RND transporter permease subunit has translation MKLGFIQLILQKPWLILLTSLLVVMGLGVGAGNLTFRGDYKVFFGEENPQLQGFEAMQKTFNKNDNVSIIIAPKSGNVFEPEVLELVYNITDEAWQTPYSTRIDSITNYQHTEAEDDDLLVEDLLLDPADLTAEKIAKIKAVSTNEPMLVNRLISPSGHVTMINVTVQMPEKNKNEEVIEVSSFTRDIVTKYKASHPNIDFHLAGIVMMNNSFLEEAINDSKTLVPFMYITILVMLTVFLRSFLGMISTLLVVLLSIIATLGGAGWAGFYMSTPTVNVPVLVMTLAVADCVHIIASMNYNLRQGMKKIDAITQSLEINIGPVFITSATTAIGFLTFNFSDVPPLRDLGNMVAWGVMLAFILSVAVLPALLKILPVRIPKQTESTGAMEKFGEWVIAKRTPVLVISTIIIVAVTSLVPLNQTNDIAVDYFDQRVAFRQASDFMDENLMGVSSVDFEIDSGEENGVNKPEYLKTLSDFTQWLRGQEVVDHVYTLSDTFKNLNKNMHGDDKAYYTIPEDHELAAQYLLMYEMSLPYGLDLNNQLNIDKSAVRVTVTMDNIGSKEVIAMENAVLDWFATNAPQYKVTAASPTLMFGHIGERNMSSMLIGTTVAMVLISLLLVFALRSVKLGVISLLPNMIPAGMGFGFWALYSGNVNLGLSVVVSMSLGIVVDDTVHFLAKYKRARVSGKTAEDAVRYAFASVGRALWITTLVLATGFMVLAQSAFALNGNMGLLTALIILIALIIDFLFLPAFLILTDKKQYVTEEKQNATQQTASLA, from the coding sequence ATGAAACTAGGATTTATACAATTAATCCTGCAAAAGCCTTGGCTTATATTACTGACTAGTTTACTAGTCGTGATGGGCTTAGGCGTTGGAGCAGGCAATTTAACCTTTCGCGGCGACTACAAAGTGTTTTTTGGTGAAGAAAACCCACAGCTTCAGGGTTTTGAAGCCATGCAAAAAACCTTTAATAAAAACGATAATGTATCGATTATTATTGCGCCTAAATCGGGCAATGTATTCGAACCTGAAGTGCTAGAGCTGGTATATAATATCACCGATGAAGCTTGGCAAACCCCCTATTCCACCCGAATTGACTCGATCACCAATTATCAACATACCGAAGCAGAAGATGATGATCTTTTGGTTGAAGACCTACTGCTTGATCCTGCTGACTTAACAGCTGAAAAAATTGCCAAAATCAAAGCCGTTTCAACCAATGAGCCTATGTTGGTTAACCGTCTAATATCACCTAGCGGTCATGTCACCATGATCAACGTTACGGTGCAAATGCCGGAAAAAAACAAAAATGAGGAAGTGATCGAGGTATCTAGCTTTACGCGAGATATTGTCACTAAGTATAAGGCTAGCCATCCTAATATCGATTTTCATTTAGCCGGAATTGTCATGATGAACAATTCTTTTCTGGAAGAAGCGATAAATGACAGTAAAACTTTGGTTCCCTTTATGTATATCACCATACTAGTGATGTTAACCGTGTTTTTACGCTCTTTCTTAGGCATGATTTCTACCTTGCTCGTTGTACTACTCTCTATTATCGCTACCTTGGGTGGTGCAGGTTGGGCAGGTTTTTATATGTCTACACCAACGGTTAACGTGCCTGTACTGGTGATGACCTTAGCGGTTGCTGATTGTGTGCATATCATCGCCTCTATGAATTATAACTTACGTCAGGGTATGAAAAAGATCGACGCGATCACCCAGTCGTTAGAAATCAATATTGGCCCCGTTTTTATTACCAGTGCGACAACCGCAATTGGCTTTCTAACCTTTAACTTTTCTGACGTGCCGCCATTGCGTGATTTAGGCAATATGGTGGCTTGGGGTGTGATGCTGGCCTTTATTTTATCCGTTGCCGTATTGCCTGCATTATTAAAAATATTGCCAGTACGCATACCTAAGCAAACGGAAAGTACTGGAGCTATGGAAAAATTTGGTGAGTGGGTAATTGCCAAGCGCACACCCGTGTTAGTAATTTCAACGATTATTATTGTAGCTGTAACTTCACTAGTGCCTCTAAATCAAACTAACGACATCGCGGTTGATTATTTTGATCAACGCGTTGCATTCCGTCAGGCATCTGATTTTATGGATGAGAACTTGATGGGCGTATCGAGTGTTGATTTTGAGATTGATTCTGGTGAAGAAAATGGTGTCAATAAACCAGAATATTTAAAGACCTTATCTGACTTTACCCAGTGGTTACGTGGGCAAGAAGTTGTCGATCACGTATATACCTTGTCAGACACCTTTAAAAACCTAAATAAAAATATGCATGGTGACGACAAAGCCTATTACACCATTCCTGAAGATCATGAGCTGGCCGCGCAATACTTGCTGATGTATGAAATGTCATTGCCTTATGGCTTAGATTTAAACAACCAACTTAATATCGACAAGTCAGCGGTTCGCGTCACGGTAACCATGGACAATATTGGCTCGAAAGAGGTAATTGCGATGGAGAACGCGGTATTAGATTGGTTTGCAACTAATGCGCCGCAATACAAAGTGACCGCAGCTAGCCCTACTTTAATGTTTGGTCATATTGGTGAGCGCAATATGAGCAGTATGCTAATCGGCACAACAGTGGCTATGGTACTCATTTCTTTGTTGCTTGTTTTTGCATTGCGCTCAGTAAAATTAGGGGTGATTAGTTTACTGCCTAATATGATACCGGCAGGCATGGGCTTTGGCTTTTGGGCACTGTACTCGGGCAATGTTAACTTGGGCTTATCAGTAGTTGTCAGCATGAGTTTGGGGATTGTTGTTGACGATACAGTGCACTTTTTAGCCAAATATAAACGTGCTCGTGTATCAGGTAAAACAGCTGAAGATGCAGTGCGCTATGCCTTTGCTAGTGTAGGTCGTGCGCTATGGATCACCACCCTAGTATTAGCAACAGGCTTTATGGTTTTAGCGCAATCCGCATTCGCATTGAATGGCAATATGGGCTTACTCACTGCACTTATTATACTGATTGCGTTAATCATCGACTTTTTATTCTTACCCGCATTCTTAATTTTAACTGATAAAAAACAATACGTTACTGAGGAAAAGCAAAATGCAACACAACAAACTGCAAGCTTGGCTTAA
- a CDS encoding YifB family Mg chelatase-like AAA ATPase, with the protein MSLAVLYSRARIAIEAPLVTVEVHISPGTPGFNLVGLPEASVKEARDRVRSAIINSHFTFPGEKITVNLAPADLPKEGGRFDLPIALGILIASGQLPAVGIDQFEFAGELALTGELRSVLGEIPFAMAAAKQGRVAILPADNANIACHIQEAQVVAANQLTDVFFHLTGQQALAFSKPERIQQHVQSERDLQDIIGQPMAKRALEICAAGGHHLLMLGPPGTGKTMLASRLADILPPMTDNQALETAAVHSIVGMAADIEDWHRRPFRAPHHTCSAVALVGGSSNPKPGEISLAHNGVLFLDELPEFDRKVIDVLREPLESGMVTISRAARQADFPAKFQLIAALNPSPCGHYNDDKMRSTPDQMLRYLNKLSGPFLDRIDIQIEVARLPKGALTENQDRGEPSSVVRERVISVHRVQLERQGKLNSELSTREIDQYCALTKADADFLETAIEKLGLSIRAYHRILKVARTVADLRQHQHIERSHLAEALGYRAMDRLLASLRN; encoded by the coding sequence ATGTCGTTAGCTGTGCTATATAGTCGAGCGCGTATTGCGATTGAAGCCCCCTTAGTAACAGTTGAAGTGCATATCTCCCCAGGAACCCCAGGTTTTAACTTGGTTGGTTTACCTGAAGCATCCGTCAAAGAAGCACGTGACAGGGTGCGTAGTGCGATCATTAATAGTCACTTCACTTTTCCTGGTGAAAAAATCACAGTTAATTTAGCACCGGCGGACTTACCTAAAGAAGGTGGGCGGTTTGATTTACCAATCGCTCTTGGGATTTTAATTGCATCGGGGCAATTACCGGCAGTGGGGATCGATCAGTTTGAATTTGCTGGCGAGTTGGCCTTAACCGGCGAGCTACGCTCAGTTTTAGGTGAGATCCCATTTGCCATGGCTGCTGCCAAGCAGGGGCGGGTGGCTATCTTACCAGCAGATAACGCCAATATTGCTTGTCATATTCAAGAAGCACAAGTGGTTGCGGCTAACCAATTAACCGATGTGTTTTTTCACTTAACGGGACAGCAAGCCTTAGCATTTTCTAAACCAGAGAGGATCCAGCAACATGTGCAATCAGAGCGTGATCTGCAGGATATTATTGGTCAGCCTATGGCTAAGCGCGCATTAGAAATTTGCGCAGCTGGGGGCCACCACTTGCTAATGCTTGGCCCTCCGGGAACCGGAAAAACTATGCTAGCTTCACGCTTGGCTGATATTTTACCACCGATGACAGATAACCAAGCGCTTGAAACGGCTGCGGTGCATTCTATTGTCGGTATGGCGGCTGATATAGAAGATTGGCATCGACGACCTTTTCGCGCACCTCATCACACCTGCTCAGCCGTTGCTTTGGTGGGAGGCAGTTCAAACCCAAAACCGGGAGAAATATCCTTAGCGCATAATGGCGTTTTATTTTTAGATGAGCTGCCAGAATTTGATCGCAAAGTGATTGATGTATTACGTGAGCCGCTGGAATCGGGCATGGTGACTATTTCTCGTGCCGCCCGCCAAGCCGACTTTCCGGCTAAATTTCAGTTGATTGCCGCATTAAACCCTAGTCCATGTGGTCACTATAACGACGATAAAATGCGCTCGACACCGGACCAAATGTTGCGCTATTTAAATAAGCTATCTGGACCTTTTTTAGATCGCATTGATATTCAAATTGAAGTGGCGCGTTTACCCAAAGGGGCTTTAACTGAGAATCAAGATAGAGGTGAGCCGTCTAGCGTGGTGCGTGAACGGGTTATTTCAGTCCATCGAGTCCAGCTTGAACGCCAAGGTAAATTGAACAGTGAATTGTCGACTCGGGAAATTGATCAATACTGTGCATTAACTAAAGCGGATGCCGACTTTCTCGAAACCGCCATTGAAAAGCTGGGCTTATCGATTCGTGCTTATCATCGTATTTTAAAAGTGGCGCGCACGGTTGCAGATTTAAGACAACATCAGCACATAGAGCGTAGCCACCTTGCTGAGGCGCTGGGTTATCGTGCAATGGATAGGCTACTAGCCAGTTTGCGAAATTAA
- a CDS encoding TetR/AcrR family transcriptional regulator, with amino-acid sequence MGYWLKHIKKLHAKGECPLSFCSGSQRKQQKIAEREEELITLAHELVDQVGFAGLTMDKLVKQASCSKGTIYNHFSSKEDLISALSLRSLNLVIDMFNKASKFEGNSREKALARGFAYFLYSQLEPTLFMCVLTAKTPAVMEKSSPERLASMIEKEAQCTAMCDQMFEDGLADGSLKLSSTTGVADLTFAMWAMTFGTNALIVNARAAKGIDRLEIKTVLLRNMNIMCDGMNWLPLSSEFDYTRTWQRLEDYFSEYIELLDSQ; translated from the coding sequence ATGGGTTATTGGTTAAAACATATTAAAAAGTTGCATGCCAAAGGGGAATGTCCTTTATCGTTCTGCTCTGGCTCGCAGCGTAAGCAGCAAAAGATCGCTGAGCGTGAAGAAGAGCTAATTACTCTAGCCCATGAGCTCGTCGATCAAGTCGGATTTGCTGGCTTAACTATGGATAAATTAGTCAAGCAAGCCAGTTGTTCTAAAGGCACGATATACAACCATTTTTCTAGTAAAGAAGATTTAATTTCGGCATTAAGCTTGCGCTCGTTAAACCTAGTTATCGATATGTTTAACAAGGCCAGTAAGTTTGAAGGTAATTCACGCGAAAAAGCACTGGCACGTGGCTTTGCTTACTTTTTATATAGTCAGTTAGAGCCCACGCTATTTATGTGTGTGTTAACAGCAAAAACACCAGCGGTTATGGAAAAATCATCGCCTGAACGCCTCGCCAGCATGATAGAAAAAGAAGCGCAATGTACCGCCATGTGTGACCAAATGTTTGAAGACGGCTTAGCCGATGGCAGCTTAAAGTTATCATCAACCACAGGCGTAGCAGACTTAACCTTTGCTATGTGGGCCATGACCTTTGGCACCAATGCTTTAATCGTTAATGCTCGCGCAGCAAAAGGCATAGACAGGCTTGAAATTAAAACCGTGCTGTTACGCAATATGAATATTATGTGCGACGGTATGAATTGGTTGCCATTGTCTAGTGAATTTGATTACACACGGACATGGCAGCGTTTAGAGGATTATTTCTCTGAATATATTGAGCTATTAGACTCGCAATAG
- a CDS encoding DJ-1/PfpI family protein translates to MDALNNEFINAIQTELTYNANKNIEPLVDDNLELAIKTVTLVLFDDVEVLDFAGPYEVFSLTRQLNNNKLFKVQTASLCGDSVVAKNGLSISPDVALDEVQTTDLLLIPGGDGVKQVLKNKRLLRQIERLATEAQYVLSVCTGAVVLAKLGILKHRQATTHHQAFEWLAEIDPSCQVLTGSRFVDTGDVITCGGTSAGIDMSLYMIEKLTSREIRKATQGYMEYQN, encoded by the coding sequence ATGGACGCCTTAAACAATGAATTTATCAATGCAATCCAAACTGAATTAACTTACAACGCCAACAAAAATATTGAACCACTTGTCGATGATAATCTGGAGTTGGCGATTAAAACCGTAACCTTAGTCTTGTTCGATGATGTCGAAGTACTAGATTTTGCCGGCCCTTATGAGGTTTTCTCACTTACGCGCCAACTCAACAATAACAAACTATTTAAAGTACAAACAGCATCTTTATGTGGTGATAGTGTCGTGGCCAAAAATGGTCTGAGCATTAGCCCTGACGTTGCCTTAGACGAAGTCCAAACAACTGACTTACTACTAATCCCTGGCGGCGATGGCGTAAAACAAGTATTAAAAAATAAACGCCTATTGCGCCAAATCGAACGATTAGCGACCGAAGCGCAATACGTGCTATCCGTTTGCACAGGCGCGGTAGTACTAGCCAAATTGGGCATATTAAAACACCGCCAAGCCACGACACACCATCAGGCCTTTGAATGGCTAGCAGAAATAGACCCTAGCTGCCAAGTGCTGACAGGCTCACGCTTTGTCGATACTGGAGATGTTATTACCTGCGGGGGAACAAGTGCAGGCATAGACATGAGCCTCTATATGATTGAAAAACTCACCTCGCGTGAGATCCGCAAAGCGACTCAAGGTTACATGGAATATCAAAACTAA
- a CDS encoding DUF3108 domain-containing protein, which translates to MLISRFKVPVGIFLLLASSQLFANSLAQKQALGSESVNNAPILYKADYILSRRGSDYGNGSRQLIQLDNQRYLFNYSSQARFLFLSDERSETSQLWIDNNQVKVDWYRYKREGTGKDRDYHYQFDHQAKQVLDKDNKPTVTNTDLGYRVLDQLSYQLQLELDLKAAPLQDSYSYQGINRDGHIRDYEFKVVEQPTISTPKGQFKTIKMQRITDNEDRVTYAWFAPELNYVLVRLQQMEDGDESFNISLKEIEWL; encoded by the coding sequence ATGTTGATTTCTCGTTTTAAAGTACCTGTTGGTATTTTTCTGTTGTTGGCGTCTAGCCAATTATTTGCCAATTCGCTAGCGCAAAAACAGGCGCTTGGCAGTGAAAGTGTAAATAATGCGCCAATTTTATATAAAGCCGATTATATATTGTCTCGCCGTGGTTCAGATTACGGTAATGGCTCGCGTCAATTAATACAATTGGACAATCAACGTTATTTATTTAATTACTCATCACAAGCGCGTTTTTTATTTTTATCTGACGAGCGTAGTGAAACCAGTCAATTATGGATAGATAACAATCAAGTGAAAGTGGATTGGTATCGCTATAAGCGAGAAGGTACAGGCAAAGACAGAGACTACCATTACCAGTTTGACCATCAAGCCAAGCAGGTGCTGGATAAAGATAACAAGCCGACGGTAACCAATACTGATTTGGGCTACCGAGTTTTGGATCAACTCAGCTATCAATTGCAGTTAGAGTTAGATTTAAAAGCCGCTCCACTGCAAGATAGTTACTCTTATCAAGGGATTAATCGCGACGGCCATATTCGAGATTATGAATTCAAAGTGGTTGAGCAACCGACAATTAGCACTCCTAAAGGACAATTTAAAACCATCAAAATGCAACGTATCACCGATAACGAAGATCGAGTCACATACGCTTGGTTTGCACCTGAATTGAATTATGTATTAGTGCGTTTACAGCAAATGGAAGATGGTGATGAAAGCTTTAATATTAGTTTAAAAGAGATTGAATGGTTGTAA
- the prlC gene encoding oligopeptidase A: MTNPLLSDFEIPHFSQLKPEYIQPAIEESLTNCKKAIESALSKEVNWHNLVVETDEIDDLLNRRWSPVSHMHSVVNSDELRQAYQACLPLLSEFSTWVGQHEGLYQAYQTLADSEEFKTLNQSQQKSISNALRDFKLSGIGLDADKKTRYGEISKRLSELSTQFSNNVLDATQGWTLHITDEKQLAGLPESALAAAQATAQSKDKQGWLFTLEFPSYLPVMMYADNRDMRQQMYTAFATRASDQGPNAGEWDNTAIINETLALKHELAQLLGFANAAEKSLATKMAETPQQVLSFLNDLAAKSKPQAQSELDELLAFAKQEHSIEQLEAWDTAYYSEKLKQAKYAISDEELRPYFPEDKVLNGLFTTVNKLFGIQVTEIKDFDTWHDSVRFFEITDAQGQQRGRFYLDLYARENKRGGAWMDVCVSRRQTAAGNIQHPIAYLTCNFNKPVGDKPALFTHNEVVTLFHEFGHGIHHMLTQIEVSAVSGISGVAWDAVELPSQFLENWCWQEEALAYISGHYETGEPLPKALLDKMLAAKNFQSAMMMVRQLEFSLFDFRIHHEYTTNASEDFVQATLDDVRKQTAVITPPSFNRFQHSFNHIFAGGYAAGYYSYKWAEVLSADAFSRFEEEGIFNTETGQSFLKHILEKGGSQEPMELFKAFRGREPKVDALLAHSGIEV, from the coding sequence ATGACAAACCCCTTACTATCTGATTTTGAGATACCTCATTTTTCGCAACTCAAACCAGAGTATATTCAGCCAGCAATTGAAGAAAGTTTAACCAATTGTAAAAAAGCCATTGAGAGTGCTCTATCAAAAGAAGTCAATTGGCATAATTTGGTAGTCGAAACGGACGAAATTGATGATTTATTAAACCGTCGTTGGTCACCGGTTTCCCATATGCATTCTGTCGTCAATTCAGACGAGCTAAGGCAAGCGTATCAAGCTTGTTTGCCCTTATTATCAGAATTTAGTACTTGGGTTGGCCAACACGAAGGGTTATATCAAGCGTATCAGACTTTAGCTGACAGCGAAGAGTTTAAAACACTCAATCAATCTCAACAAAAATCCATTAGCAATGCTTTACGTGATTTCAAATTATCAGGCATTGGCTTAGATGCCGACAAAAAAACAAGATACGGTGAAATTAGTAAACGCTTGTCTGAATTAAGCACGCAATTTTCTAATAACGTGTTAGATGCCACTCAAGGTTGGACATTACACATTACTGATGAAAAACAACTTGCGGGTTTACCTGAAAGCGCATTAGCAGCAGCTCAAGCCACCGCGCAAAGCAAAGACAAACAAGGTTGGTTATTCACCCTAGAGTTTCCAAGCTATTTGCCAGTGATGATGTATGCCGATAATCGAGACATGCGACAGCAAATGTATACGGCATTTGCGACCAGAGCATCAGATCAAGGCCCGAATGCCGGTGAATGGGATAATACAGCCATTATTAACGAAACCTTGGCATTAAAACATGAACTCGCCCAACTACTCGGGTTTGCTAATGCTGCGGAAAAGTCGCTAGCGACAAAAATGGCTGAAACGCCACAGCAAGTATTAAGCTTTTTAAATGATTTGGCCGCTAAATCTAAACCACAAGCGCAAAGCGAGCTAGACGAATTACTGGCTTTTGCCAAACAAGAACACAGTATTGAGCAGCTAGAAGCTTGGGATACAGCTTATTATTCAGAAAAACTAAAACAAGCAAAGTACGCTATTTCAGATGAAGAACTACGCCCATACTTTCCTGAAGATAAGGTACTAAATGGCCTATTTACCACAGTCAATAAACTATTTGGCATTCAAGTCACAGAAATAAAAGACTTTGATACTTGGCACGACAGTGTGCGCTTTTTTGAGATCACCGATGCACAAGGCCAACAACGCGGACGCTTTTATCTTGACTTATATGCTCGTGAAAATAAGCGTGGTGGCGCTTGGATGGATGTTTGCGTCTCTCGTCGCCAAACAGCTGCTGGCAACATCCAACACCCTATCGCTTACCTAACTTGTAACTTCAACAAACCCGTGGGTGACAAACCTGCCCTATTCACCCATAACGAAGTCGTTACGCTATTCCATGAGTTTGGTCACGGCATTCATCACATGCTAACCCAAATCGAGGTTAGCGCCGTATCGGGTATTAGTGGTGTCGCTTGGGATGCCGTGGAACTGCCCAGTCAATTTTTAGAAAATTGGTGTTGGCAAGAAGAAGCACTCGCTTATATTTCCGGCCACTATGAAACAGGAGAGCCTTTACCCAAAGCTCTACTTGATAAAATGCTCGCCGCGAAAAATTTTCAATCAGCAATGATGATGGTGCGCCAATTAGAATTTTCATTATTTGATTTTCGTATTCATCATGAATATACAACCAATGCAAGCGAAGACTTTGTGCAAGCCACGTTGGATGATGTACGCAAGCAAACGGCCGTCATTACACCGCCAAGCTTCAATCGCTTTCAGCATTCATTTAATCATATATTTGCTGGGGGCTATGCTGCAGGGTATTACAGCTACAAGTGGGCTGAAGTGTTATCAGCAGACGCTTTTTCACGATTTGAAGAAGAAGGCATCTTCAATACTGAAACAGGTCAGTCTTTCCTTAAGCATATTTTGGAAAAAGGCGGCTCACAAGAGCCCATGGAGCTGTTTAAAGCCTTCAGAGGCCGCGAACCTAAGGTTGATGCCTTGTTAGCCCATTCGGGTATTGAGGTATAA
- a CDS encoding TrkH family potassium uptake protein yields the protein MKYRSIIRILGLLVALFSSTMIPPALVSLIYKDGGGLAFVLAFVFSIFAGLFMWYPHRHHKADLKAREGFLIVVAFWVVLGAFGSLPFMLLESPDMNLADAIFESFSGLTTTGATVITGIDYLPKAVLFYRQQLQWLGGMGIIVLAVAILPMLGIGGMQLYRAETPGPVKDSKMTPRIADTAKHLWMIYLTLTTVCAAAYWLAGMSLFDAICHAFSTIAIGGFSTHDASMGYFNSPVINIICVVFLIIAGINFALHYAAVRGRSIMGYIRDPEFKVFIGIQLILTLGCFWVLLETQYYANPEEAMNHALFQAVSISTTAGFATDSFASWPLLLPLLLLFSSFIGGCAGSTGGGMKVVRVLLLYLQGVRELNRLIHPKAVFSIKLGGKALSDRVVDAVWGFFAAYAVVFIVIMLALLGTGLDNITAFSATAACLNNLGPGLGEVAANFGSIPDASKWILVVAMVFGRLEIFTLLVLFTPTFWRA from the coding sequence ATGAAATACCGCTCTATAATCCGTATCCTCGGCCTTTTGGTGGCTTTATTTAGTTCAACCATGATCCCACCAGCGCTTGTTTCCCTTATTTATAAAGACGGCGGTGGTTTAGCTTTTGTATTAGCCTTCGTTTTCAGTATTTTCGCGGGTCTATTTATGTGGTACCCGCATCGGCACCACAAAGCCGATTTAAAAGCGCGCGAGGGATTCTTGATTGTCGTCGCGTTCTGGGTGGTACTGGGTGCATTTGGTAGTTTGCCCTTTATGCTACTTGAATCTCCGGATATGAATTTAGCTGATGCCATATTTGAGAGTTTTTCTGGCTTAACGACCACAGGGGCAACCGTGATTACGGGGATAGACTATTTGCCCAAAGCCGTTTTGTTTTACCGCCAACAACTGCAATGGCTGGGGGGCATGGGGATCATCGTACTAGCCGTAGCCATTCTACCTATGCTAGGTATCGGGGGCATGCAGCTTTATCGAGCTGAAACACCTGGCCCTGTTAAAGATTCCAAAATGACCCCTCGCATTGCTGACACTGCCAAACATTTATGGATGATTTATTTAACGCTAACCACGGTCTGCGCGGCAGCTTATTGGCTTGCTGGCATGAGTTTATTCGACGCTATCTGTCACGCTTTCTCGACAATCGCCATTGGCGGCTTTTCAACCCATGATGCGAGTATGGGCTATTTCAATAGTCCTGTTATTAATATTATTTGTGTCGTCTTTTTGATCATCGCCGGTATTAATTTCGCATTACATTATGCAGCCGTGCGCGGGCGCTCCATTATGGGCTACATTCGCGACCCTGAGTTTAAAGTTTTTATTGGTATTCAGTTAATATTAACCCTAGGCTGTTTTTGGGTTTTACTCGAAACTCAATACTATGCAAACCCAGAAGAAGCGATGAACCACGCTTTATTTCAAGCCGTATCTATTAGCACTACGGCCGGATTTGCCACCGATTCATTTGCGAGTTGGCCGTTACTGTTACCACTACTGCTGCTATTTTCATCTTTTATTGGTGGTTGTGCCGGTTCAACCGGCGGCGGCATGAAAGTGGTGCGGGTACTTTTGTTGTATTTACAAGGGGTACGCGAACTAAACCGCTTGATCCACCCTAAAGCTGTTTTTTCAATTAAGCTAGGTGGCAAGGCATTATCAGATAGGGTGGTAGACGCTGTCTGGGGCTTTTTCGCGGCTTATGCCGTTGTCTTTATTGTCATTATGCTGGCTTTGCTTGGCACTGGGCTTGATAATATTACTGCATTCTCAGCAACCGCAGCCTGCTTAAATAACTTAGGCCCTGGTTTAGGTGAGGTTGCCGCTAACTTTGGCAGTATACCTGATGCAAGTAAGTGGATCTTAGTTGTCGCCATGGTATTTGGTCGACTTGAAATATTCACATTACTCGTTTTATTTACCCCGACCTTTTGGCGAGCCTAA
- a CDS encoding outer membrane lipoprotein-sorting protein translates to MQHNKLQAWLKTFLVGSLVASLPLTAIADEAAQKGYAIAKERKVRDTGWISSEQSMQMILRNAQGDESVREMRSKNLEVTGDGDKGLTVFDKPRDVKGTAFLSFSHINEADDQWLYLPALKRVKRISSRNKSGPFMGSEFAYEDLSSFELEKYKFTYLRDEACPTDTSVNCFVIESIPTDKFSGYSKTHVWIDTAEYRMHKVDYYDRKKSLLKTLTAEDFKQYQNKFWRAHTMTVVNHQTGKSTVLKTSDIKFNVGLTDSDFNKNSLKRIR, encoded by the coding sequence ATGCAACACAACAAACTGCAAGCTTGGCTTAAAACATTCTTGGTAGGTTCGTTAGTTGCGAGCTTGCCATTAACCGCAATCGCAGATGAAGCGGCCCAAAAAGGTTATGCCATTGCTAAAGAACGAAAAGTACGCGATACAGGCTGGATAAGCAGCGAACAAAGCATGCAAATGATTTTACGTAATGCGCAAGGCGATGAAAGTGTACGCGAAATGCGCAGTAAAAATTTAGAAGTCACTGGTGATGGTGATAAAGGCTTAACCGTATTTGATAAACCGCGCGACGTTAAAGGCACGGCATTTTTGTCATTCTCGCACATTAACGAAGCGGATGATCAATGGCTATATTTACCAGCGTTAAAACGGGTTAAGCGAATTTCATCACGCAATAAATCAGGGCCATTTATGGGCAGTGAGTTTGCTTATGAAGACTTAAGCTCATTTGAACTCGAAAAATACAAGTTTACCTATTTACGTGACGAAGCTTGTCCTACTGATACCAGTGTTAATTGCTTTGTCATTGAATCAATTCCGACCGACAAATTTTCTGGTTACAGTAAAACTCATGTTTGGATTGATACTGCTGAATATCGCATGCATAAAGTCGATTATTACGACCGTAAAAAGTCACTGTTAAAAACCTTAACAGCTGAAGACTTTAAGCAATACCAAAATAAGTTTTGGCGGGCTCATACCATGACAGTGGTCAATCACCAAACAGGAAAAAGCACTGTATTAAAAACATCCGACATTAAATTTAACGTCGGTCTAACCGACAGTGACTTTAACAAAAACTCGCTAAAGCGCATCCGATAA
- a CDS encoding helix-turn-helix domain-containing protein codes for MEKFLKELSSLVNQHTEAAEQFFRSCTSNVSGDEDLIKRAELMEKMEQSSSATPALMHLSNALLDQVEKYEYQALPSEPRLVLRYLMKSNKVKQRDLADIATQSIISEILNGKRRMTVKQIKGFAKYFDVPVHVFMND; via the coding sequence ATGGAAAAGTTTTTAAAGGAACTAAGTTCTCTTGTAAACCAACATACTGAAGCGGCTGAACAATTCTTTCGTTCTTGCACGTCTAATGTATCGGGAGATGAAGACCTGATCAAGCGTGCTGAATTGATGGAAAAAATGGAACAAAGTAGCTCTGCTACTCCTGCATTGATGCATCTCAGCAATGCTTTACTTGATCAAGTGGAAAAATACGAATACCAAGCTTTGCCTTCGGAACCTCGTTTAGTTCTACGTTATTTGATGAAGTCAAATAAGGTTAAGCAAAGAGACTTAGCGGATATCGCAACTCAGAGTATCATCTCTGAAATTCTCAATGGTAAACGCCGTATGACTGTTAAGCAAATCAAAGGTTTTGCTAAATACTTTGATGTGCCCGTACATGTATTTATGAACGACTAG